ATGAggacggggctggggggggggctggggggaagggAGTCCTCGCTGGTGCAAGACCTCCTCGTCCTCGGTTTCCCCTCGGAGAGGCGGCcggcccgcccctcccgccggggtgggggcggcgccCTGGgtggggcccggggtgggggcgtCCCCGGAGAGCCCCCGCACAGCGCCGCGCCGCCCgcaggcctgggcctggccctcAACTTCCAGCCGTCGCTCATCATGCTGGGGCTGTACTTCGAGCGGCGGCGGCCCCTGGCCAACGGGCTGGCGGCGGCGGGCAGCCCCGTGTTCCTGTCGGCGCTGTCGCCGCTGGGCCAGCAGCTGCTCGAGCACTTCGGCTGGCGCGGCGGCTTCCTGCTGCTCGGCGGCCTCCTGCTGCACTGCTGCGCGTGCGGCGCCGTCATGCGCCCTCCGCCCGGGCCCGGCCCGCGGCCTCGCCGGGACAGCGCGGACGACCCTCCCGCCGACGCCGACGccgaggccggggccggggccggggccggggccgacGCCGAGCGCCCCGGGCTGCGCCTGCGCGAGGCGCCCCCTGGCGGGCGGCCCCGGCGGCGGCTGCTGGACGTGGCGGTGTGCGCCGACCGCGCCTTCGCGGTGTACGCGCTCACCAAGTTCCTGATGGCGCTCGGGCTCTTCGTGCCCGCCATCCTGCTGGTGAACTACGCCAAGGACGCGGGCGTGCCGGACGCCGACGCCGCCTTCCTGCTGTCCGTCGTGGGCTTCGTGGACATCGTGGCGCGGCCGGCCTGCGGCGCCCTGGCGGGCCTGGCGCGCCTCCGCCCGCACGTCGCCTACCTCTTCAGCCTGGCCCTGGTGGCCAACGGGCTCACGGACCTGAGCAGCGCGCGCGCGCGCTCCTACGGCGCCCTCGTGGCCTTCTGCGTCGCCTTCGGCCTCTCGTACGGCATGGTGGGGGCGCTGCAGTTCGAGGTGCTCATGGCGGCCGTGGGCTCGCTCCGCTTCCCCAGCGCGCTGGGCCTGGTGCTGCTCGTCGAGGCCGTGGCCGTGCTCATCGGACCGCCGTCTGCCGGTGCGCCCCGCGGGAGGAGCGGACGCGGGCGAGTGGCCCGAGACGAGGGGGGCGCGCCGTGTCCCAGAGGCAGCTGCCGGGGAGCGGGGGGTCGGGGGTGCCAGGTGGGCCCTCCTCCGAGCCGGCACCGCGAGGCCTGCGAGGGGCCCGGAGGGCGGGAAAGGTACCAGGAGGAACCAGCGGTGACCCGGCGCGCCCACTGGGTCCTCTCCAGCGTTGGCGCCAAGTCCCGGGAAGCGCAGACGCGTATTCCTCGGAGGTGGGAGACCTGCGGGCGCCTAGCTCGGCGCCCCAACGCCCCAACGCCCCAACGAGAGCAGAGCCCCGCCCAGGGCCGGCTGCCCCTTCCTCTGGAGCCCCGCAGCTCAGTGCTTTAGCGTGCCCAGCCTCTAAGGGTGACCAGGACAGGGGCAGCGTGTTTGAGGAAGCAGCCGTGTGGCCAGGAGCAGCCTGTGGAGAGCTCAGTGTGCTCCTGCGGTGGTCACCCTGGGGCCCAGAgggggctccctccctcccctctgcagcggCCGGGCCCTCCACTGTGCCACCGCCCACTGGGCACTCCACAGGGGCCCACGAGAGGCCAGGGAAGGATTCCCGCAGGGTAGACCCaaaggaggacacaggacagtgtGGGGCACATTAGAGGGGCAGCGTTCCTATACAAGTGATGCAGAAAGTGAGTTTGGAAAGGAGGGGACATTAGGGTCCTCTCGGGTTGGTGGGTTGTCCCCGAaacagcagagagcctgcttgtgAGCAGGAGCGTTGTCGGGCTGCGTGATGGAGCAATGAGGGGAGGCTACCTTTGCTGGGGCCCAGCCTGCCCCTGAGATAGGGCAAGCTGCCCCCCTTCTGGGGCTGGGGTAGCTGAGCGCCCTTGTCAAGCCTTGTCATCTCACCCGACTCAGTGTGAGGGTGGACCCCTCAAGCCCACCACCAAAAGCCACAAAACCAGCCCTCCAGAGGTTCAGGGACGCAtcttccattttctcatgtgaCCTGGGGGGGTGGATCTAATAGGACACAAGAAGGTGATGAACACTGCAGGGCTGcgtgtgggaggggcaggggcaggacaggCCGGCTGAGCAGGGACCAGGAGGGCGAGTCTGGAAAGAGTACTCAGAGGGGCTCAGGCAGGCAGCCGGCCTGGGGGACACAGGAAGCCTCCTTGAGCTGTTGACCAAGGGGTCACAGCCTGGGGTGGTGGGCAACAAAAATGCCAAGAGGGTGGAGCCCACAGAGGAACcatactgggggggggggggagtatttgcaatgaaaattaagattttcCTGAGTATGAAAGTAGTACGTGCCTGGATAGAGCACTCGGAAAATACAGAGGGGGAAAGGGGAGTTGTGACTCACAAGTCCTGCCCCCAGCCTGCACTACTGGGCACTCAGTCTAGGGTCCAGGGGCCCCCTGGCAGGGGcgggaggaggctgggggtggggggggagatggagagaaagctgAGCCAGGCCCCTGAAGACCAGGAGGATTGAGTAGAAAGAGCAAGAGTTAGGGGCCCCCGGGAGGGTGAGGCTGAGCCAGGACCCCTCCCCACTTGCTAGCCAGGCAAGACACAGGGCACACGTGGGGTTTCAgtctggggtggagggggtgccTTATAACCTGTAAAGTGCTGCCTCACTAAAGGCCTTTTATCACTTAAGAAATTGAGGTCCAAGGAGGTGGTGACATTTTCAAGGTCTAAGGGGGAGAACACCTGTGGGGTTTTGCCTCTTAAAACAGGAATAGAGACCACGGTGTGTCTGTGTCACCCAAATGTAAACCCCACCAGAGGGAGGGCATGACCCTTTATGTGAGGCTGTGGGGCAGGGTGAAGGGGGTTTCCCTGCAGGCCCtcacccccctcctccttccaccccaGGCCGCCTGGTGGATGCCCTGAAGAACTACGAGATCATCTTCTACCTGGCTGGCTCTGAGGTGGCCCTGGCTGGGATCTTCATGGCTGTCGCCACCAAGTGTTGCCTGCGCCGCTCTCGGGACACCCCGCCCGGCCAGGTGGCCGAGGGCGGGGCCAGCGACACCGAGGACGCGGAGGCCGAGGTGGACTCTGAGGCCCTGCCCACCGGTGCTGAGGAGCCGGGCAGCCGCGAGCCCCTGGAGGTGCCAAGCCCCGGGGCCAGGCCCGCAGAAGCAGAGGtggaggcagggccagggcgGGACACCAAGTCTGTATAGCCCAGGGCACCAGGCCAGGTGGGCTTACCCTGGCTGTCCCAAGAGGGCCTGGCACACCGGAGGCTGCTTTACAGGGCCCACCCCTGGGGTCTGGCAGGAGCTCCCGCCCTCACCTGCCCTGTGGCCatggccaggccctgccctggcttGGTGATGCTGCTGTGCACGGACAAGGGCTTGGCCTGTGTGACACTGAAGTTCATAAAGCTCGGCGGCAAGACAGAGGCTCCGTCCCTGTGCCTTCGCAGCTCTGGcggctggtgggggtgggaggcagtcCGGGAGGCTCTCCCCAGGGCCCTCTGACCCGGAAGGTATTGGGGGAAGAAGTggcagggatggggaagagggggCGTGGAGCAGGAGGTGTCCTCAGACTCGGAGGCACTGGGGCCTCTTGCACTCCGATCCaagtgcagggagccccaggtctCACCTTGGCGGGGAAGCCTCTGGGATCTCTTCCCTCTGTGTTTATTCTCTTCCCACAAACCTGACACCTGGCACTTCCTTTGCCTCCCCGCCCTCAAATCGTTTGAGTGTGGAAACCAAGCCCAAGAGTAGGAAGGGGCCTTCCCACCACAGCCCCGGGACATTCAGCCATGGGCTCAGGAGGGCCCATCCCACCTGTGGCCCCCTCCCTGCTGGTCTCATTTGCCATCCGGGTCCCACAGAGGCGTGGGGAGCCCCTGCAGAAGCCTGGCCAACTCACGCAGGTCTGTACTTCCCCGAGTCACTAGAGCAGTGACTACATTTTATTAAACACTCAGAGCCggggctctgtgccaggcaccgttaAGCCCTTTACAAGAGTTAACTCGTCAAATGCTTGTAACAGCCCAGTGGGGTAAGGACCATTACTGGCCACAAgcacagatagggaaactgaggcacagagaggttgggAGTAGCTCAGGGTTGCAGAGGCTGTGTCTGGAGTCCCGGCTGCTGGTTGTAGTCTGTGCCCTTGGCCTGTACAGTGGCTGCGGTGATCTGGCCTGGAGCTCCAGGGGACCCGCGGGGACTCCCAGTGACCACCCGTTCCTCCCTCCACTCTCCCAGGCCTGCCTGGCAGCCCCCTTCAGGTTGCTGCCCATGACACACAGTCAAAGCTGACAAGCTGAAagccacccctccaccccactttatttttttttttttccaccccacTTTAgaccctgcccaccctcccagcctcttgcctcctccccttctcaaGATGAGCGTGTATCATCCACTTTGACAGTGGAAGGGCCACTGTCAGTTACACGGGGACCACAGGTGTGAACCGGGACTGCACAGCTGGCAGGACACACAGCCAGCCTATTTTGACCACTTTCACTAGGGtggcctcccctggcctcctcccaCAGCCCTAGCGGAACAGGTGTGCCTGGTGTGTAGGGGGGCACCCCTAATGTTCTCTCCCCGATGCAGGGCCTGGACCTCCTGCCCCAGTGTCTGTCCTGCCCTTCCATATAAAGGCCGAGCTACTGGCCAGAGCACTGGCAGATCAAAGATGGGGAAGGACATCACAAAGCACAGCAAGCCCTGGAGTCTTTGGGACCTGACAGATTTAAGTCCAGATCCCACTCTGTCCCCGTACACAGAACGGCCCTGAGCAAGACACTTCTCTAGCCCCGGTCACCTGTCTGTAAATGGGGCCATTAGCGCCAGTTCAAAGAGCTACTGCAAGGAATAAGTGGTATCTACGGTATCTATCTATGTCAATAAATCTTGTTGCCCCCCCTCCCTCACAACCAGGGAGGCTACAGATGGGGCGTTGAGGGAAGGAGGGTCTGAGGCCACTGCAAAGAGCCCGGCTCCATCTGGGTTTGTGTTTATTCAATACAGGCCCAGTGCCCGGCCCTTCCCCAGGGAAGTGGCTGAGCTaggggaataaaataaataaaggccgcCGAGGTGTGagtgtgggctgggctggggccggCCTGGGCTGAGGTGAGGGTGTACACAAGACACTGGACCCAACCTCGGCTGtccacccccggccccccacTCCAGCAGGCTCCAGTGGTGATGCCCACAGGGAACGGGTCCTGGACGTCCTGCCACCTCTAACCCCACCTCCTTTCCgtgccccttctctccttcctaagGCAGTTCCAGAGGCCAAGCTCTCCATCTGgctgggaaggtggggagggaaggcGGAGCAGGCCAGTGTCCAGGTCCCAGTCCATGGGCCCAGGGCCTCTCCTGGGCAGAAGCCCAGGCTCGCTGTGCTaggacagaggagcagggaggcaggCGCCCCAAGCCAGCAGGCCTTTATGCGCCACCCTGTTctgcagcggccccgccccagctCCCATGCTCTGTCCTCCCACTCACCCTACCCCCCAGATCCGCACCCCATGGGGCACTCAGGAGTCACACCAGCTCCCACCCTTGTCCAGGGGCCCGGCAGCCCCTCGTGCATCTCTGGACGGCTCCCCAGTAGCTGTGTCCTCGTCATCTTCATCCTCTTCGTCCTCCCCGTCGGTGAACTCATCCTGGCTGAGGCCGTAGGCCAGCGTGGTGTGGGCCAGGTCCACCTCGATGGGGAAGACATCGGCATCACGCAGCACCGCGTAGCAGTCGTTGTAGTACTTGGACATGGTGGACACGAAGCGCTGCAGCTGGAACACGATGTCCTGGACTGGGGTGGGAGAGCGGGCCAACAGGCACCAGTGGAGAAGACCCGCCAAGGCTgcctggccctcctcctcctaGGGGAGGCCCTTTTGCACCTCGCCGAGCCCATATGCCTTGGGTGCAGGcaaggccagggcagcccaggcctGTGCACACCCATGATTCCCAGTTCCCAGGTCAGAGAGAGGAGCCCTGCCACGGTGGGTAGATTGGGGACTGCACCCCATTGCACCCCATAGCAAGAACCAGGCCCACCCAAGCCAGACCCCAGGAAGGGGGATGCGCTGCCAGGGCTTTCCACCTTGGGTCAGCCCCAAAAGTCTGCCATGGTGGGGCTGTGGGACCCCACCTAAGGACCTTACCTCTCTGGGCCACAGTTTTCCCAGCTCTGAAATGGGGAGAAGATGGTACACATCCCCCAAACCCAAGGATTGTATAGGGCTGGCGTTGGGCATGCCTCTCCAGCCCCCAGTGCCCACCTACTCCCCTCACCATGCTTCTGGTCCAGCAACTCCATCTTCTCCAGCACATCCTTGCGCATCTGGGAGAAGCGGGCACGGGCCTCCTGGCGACAGCGCAGGATCAGGCGATACTCATAGTTGCCAGTGCTCACGCGGTACAGGGgctcccccagggcctggggcagtggggagcacATCAGCAACCCAGCGGGGTGGGTGGACATACAGGGCAGGGAGGCTGCAGAGCCCACCCACCAGCTCACACTCCTGCACCACATAGCATTTTTCAAAGCTCCCATGGTTCCTCACTTCCGAGACACCAGCGATTGCCAGAAGCACTTAGTAATAgctttgtgaaaaacaaaaaaaaccaaacccttgACAATTTAGTGCTAAGGTGGATCATGACATCAAAAATATTGAACATTTCCTCTTAGGAGTGAGGAAAGTCAGCTTTTTCCAAGAGCCTCACGAAGGCTGGGGAGTGGCCCCGCAGCAAGCCGGCCAGTGCTCTGAAGCCCAGGTGGATAGCCTCCCACCTCCAGAAACAAGAGCCCAGCCAGACCCCTCTAGCCTCTCCCAGATCAGCCTGAGCCACCCGGTGTCCCTGGCAGACCAGGACACTCTTGGGCCGCTGTGAGACAAGCAGGGGAAGGTCCATACACTCCAAGACCTTCCAGCACCGGGGCCACCCCCCAATCACCACTGAAAACTCACGATGCAGCTGTACTCCTCGTCATCCATTTCCTTCACCTTCAGGCAGTAGGACTGTATGGGACGGCGAGGTCACGGTGTCAGAGGGGCTCCACCTCCTGGATGCCCACCCTGATGCCACACTTCCACCCCACATAGTACCCCGCAGCCATGccaggcctcctgggccctgcatGCCCTCAACTAGGATAGGCTGACACTTGCCTCTCATGTGGGAGGGTGGCAAGGGCCTAAGAAACAgcccagcatttcccaaactcaAGTTAGGAGAGATGGTCTGGGGAAAAAGGGATTCCATGGTCAAAAGAGCATGGGAAGGTCGTTGAGGATTTATGGTGCACACAGGGATGCCAAAGGCTTTGGGAAGTCCTACAGCAAAGGAGCCTCAGCTTGCTTGGTGGAGCATCTTCCCTCAACATCTTTGACCATCAGAAtttttacttaaacataaaactCAATAATGTCCAGGagaccctggtggctcagtccgttgggtgtctgactcttgatttcagctcaggtcatgatctcaggttcatgagctcagtcccgcatcaggctccacactcagcgtggagtctacttgagattctctccctcagcccctcttccTATTTAcatactctctaaataaatacataaaaccttaaaaaacaaaacaaaaacccaacttgATCATGTCCCTTGGCACCCACTTTATAACCCACTATAAAAGTGACCAAATAATCTCAAGGGGTCAGAGTGGCCCAGAGTAAGCACTCTGCCTACCCTGGGCACCCAAAGGCTCCCTGAGTGGGCAGGGTCTGGGCTGCTGTCCAATTCCCAGTACCTCCCAGGTCCCTGGGCTCATGTCCTCAATCAGACATGACAAAGGTTCTGGTCCCTTCCTGCCTACCATCCTGTGGCTAATCTCTAGGTGAGTTCTCTCTCTAGCATGCCAGATTCATCCCTCCTGGGGACCACTGACCCAGACTCACCCCGACTCACCCCTCCCTGAGGGCTGGGGACCACTCACCAGACTCATCCCTCCCCGGGGGCTGGGGACCACTCACCcagactccccccgcccccagggctgGGGACCACTCACCCAGACTCATCCGTCCCTGGGGGCTAGGGACCACTCACCCAGACTCATccctccctgggggctggggaccaCTCACCCAGACTCATCCATCCCCGGGGGCTAGGGACCACTCACCCAGATTCATCCCTCCCTACGGGCTGGGGACCACTCACTCAGGCTCATccctccctgggggctggggaccaCTCACCCAGATTCATccctccctgggggctggggaccaCTCACCCAGATTCATCCGTCCCTAAGGGCTGGGAACCACTCACTCAGACTCATccctccctgggggctggggaccaCTCACCCAGATTCATCCATCCCTGAGGGCTGGGGACCACTCACTCAGACTCATCCCTCCCTGGGGGCT
The Canis lupus dingo isolate Sandy chromosome 10, ASM325472v2, whole genome shotgun sequence genome window above contains:
- the SLC16A8 gene encoding monocarboxylate transporter 3 isoform X1 produces the protein MGAGGPRRGEGPPDGGWGWAVLGACFVVTGFAYGFPKAVSVFFRALMRDFGAGYSDTAWVSSIMLAMLYGTGPVSSILVTRFGCRPVMLVGGLLASAGMVLASFATRLLELYLTAGVLTGLGLALNFQPSLIMLGLYFERRRPLANGLAAAGSPVFLSALSPLGQQLLEHFGWRGGFLLLGGLLLHCCACGAVMRPPPGPGPRPRRDSADDPPADADAEAGAGAGAGADAERPGLRLREAPPGGRPRRRLLDVAVCADRAFAVYALTKFLMALGLFVPAILLVNYAKDAGVPDADAAFLLSVVGFVDIVARPACGALAGLARLRPHVAYLFSLALVANGLTDLSSARARSYGALVAFCVAFGLSYGMVGALQFEVLMAAVGSLRFPSALGLVLLVEAVAVLIGPPSAGRLVDALKNYEIIFYLAGSEVALAGIFMAVATKCCLRRSRDTPPGQVAEGGASDTEDAEAEVDSEALPTGAEEPGSREPLEVPSPGARPAEAEVEAGPGRDTKSV
- the SLC16A8 gene encoding monocarboxylate transporter 3 isoform X2 codes for the protein MLVGGLLASAGMVLASFATRLLELYLTAGVLTGLGLALNFQPSLIMLGLYFERRRPLANGLAAAGSPVFLSALSPLGQQLLEHFGWRGGFLLLGGLLLHCCACGAVMRPPPGPGPRPRRDSADDPPADADAEAGAGAGAGADAERPGLRLREAPPGGRPRRRLLDVAVCADRAFAVYALTKFLMALGLFVPAILLVNYAKDAGVPDADAAFLLSVVGFVDIVARPACGALAGLARLRPHVAYLFSLALVANGLTDLSSARARSYGALVAFCVAFGLSYGMVGALQFEVLMAAVGSLRFPSALGLVLLVEAVAVLIGPPSAGRLVDALKNYEIIFYLAGSEVALAGIFMAVATKCCLRRSRDTPPGQVAEGGASDTEDAEAEVDSEALPTGAEEPGSREPLEVPSPGARPAEAEVEAGPGRDTKSV